The Frondihabitans australicus genome includes a region encoding these proteins:
- a CDS encoding lytic transglycosylase domain-containing protein, which yields MGRHAAVHVSGKARPTDADALASAGAVDEEFRREGVERPSATQTGDRAAATAGSRRALREAAATAAAAEVARPVAAPAPAVKRVVSPAPVAIDAPAFRRPILTRKRVALPLVGFAATFAFVSGSLINPLSGAYASTASGTDVATPAVATRIAGQNYQVTATGGPSASRDSYTVNYTPPVVKKATVKATTTSTSSATTTTTATAPVAGTPDPGSAQAIGAQMVAARGWGTDQYNCLVSLWNKESGWNVYASNPSGAYGIPQALPGSKMSSAGADWQTSAATQITWGLGYIQGHYGTPCAAWAHSEADNWY from the coding sequence ATGGGTAGGCACGCGGCAGTACACGTATCCGGTAAGGCTCGTCCGACAGACGCCGACGCTCTCGCGTCGGCAGGCGCCGTCGACGAGGAGTTCCGCCGGGAGGGCGTCGAGCGACCCTCCGCGACGCAGACGGGCGACCGCGCTGCGGCCACCGCCGGGTCACGTCGGGCGCTTCGCGAGGCGGCTGCGACGGCCGCCGCGGCTGAGGTCGCGCGGCCCGTGGCTGCTCCTGCGCCCGCCGTCAAGCGCGTCGTCTCACCGGCGCCGGTCGCCATCGACGCGCCGGCCTTCCGTCGCCCGATCCTCACGCGCAAGCGCGTCGCACTGCCCCTCGTGGGCTTCGCCGCGACCTTCGCCTTCGTCTCGGGCTCGCTGATCAACCCGCTGTCGGGCGCCTACGCCTCCACCGCCTCGGGCACCGACGTCGCCACTCCGGCCGTCGCGACCCGTATCGCCGGCCAGAACTACCAGGTGACGGCGACGGGCGGCCCGTCCGCCTCGCGCGACAGCTACACCGTCAACTACACGCCGCCGGTGGTGAAGAAGGCCACCGTCAAGGCGACCACCACGTCGACGAGTTCGGCCACGACCACCACGACCGCGACTGCTCCCGTCGCCGGCACGCCCGACCCCGGCAGCGCGCAGGCGATCGGCGCCCAGATGGTCGCCGCACGCGGTTGGGGCACCGACCAGTACAACTGCCTCGTCTCGCTCTGGAACAAAGAGTCCGGCTGGAACGTCTACGCCTCGAACCCGAGCGGCGCCTACGGAATCCCGCAGGCCCTGCCGGGCAGCAAGATGTCGAGCGCCGGTGCCGACTGGCAGACCAGCGCCGCCACCCAGATCACCTGGGGTCTCGGCTACATCCAGGGCCACTACGGCACTCCGTGCGCGGCCTGGGCGCACTCCGAAGCCGACAACTGGTACTGA
- a CDS encoding tetratricopeptide repeat protein, which yields MTNVPPSPASLRGAVDLSSLVNRAQAPAPAQGAGGGAAPSDTTPTGTLPSLVVDVTDATFGAVVELSQTVPVIVDIWAEWCGPCKQLSPILEKVVNEYAGRMVLAKVDADTNPQLTQAFQAQSIPTVAAIVGGRPVSLFVGALPEAQVRDVLEQVLELAAQNGVTGTVAVDGDALAEPAGEPEPEPLPPHHQDAYDAIERGDYEAAQAAYRTAIAQDPRDQLAVAGLAQVSLLARLQGTTMAEVRNAAAAAPADVDAQLAVADLDVSGGHIDDAFDRLLALFPSLDADGKNAVRTRLLEYFEIVGTDAPSVVAARRRLTMLLY from the coding sequence GTGACCAACGTCCCCCCGTCCCCGGCGTCGCTCCGCGGCGCAGTCGACCTCTCCTCCCTCGTCAACCGCGCGCAGGCGCCTGCGCCGGCTCAGGGCGCAGGAGGCGGCGCCGCGCCGTCCGACACCACCCCGACCGGCACCCTGCCCTCCCTGGTCGTCGACGTCACCGACGCGACGTTCGGCGCGGTCGTCGAGCTCAGCCAGACGGTCCCGGTGATCGTCGACATCTGGGCGGAGTGGTGCGGCCCGTGCAAGCAGCTCTCGCCGATCCTCGAGAAGGTCGTGAACGAGTACGCCGGCCGGATGGTCCTCGCGAAGGTCGACGCCGACACGAACCCGCAGCTCACGCAGGCGTTCCAGGCTCAGTCGATCCCGACGGTCGCGGCGATCGTCGGCGGTCGACCGGTGTCGCTGTTCGTCGGCGCGCTGCCGGAGGCCCAGGTGCGCGACGTGCTCGAGCAGGTGCTCGAGCTGGCCGCGCAGAACGGCGTGACCGGCACCGTCGCCGTCGACGGTGACGCGCTGGCCGAGCCTGCGGGAGAGCCCGAGCCCGAACCACTGCCGCCGCACCACCAGGACGCCTACGACGCCATCGAGCGCGGCGACTACGAGGCGGCGCAGGCGGCCTATCGGACGGCGATCGCCCAGGACCCACGCGACCAGCTCGCCGTGGCGGGCCTGGCGCAGGTGTCGCTGCTCGCACGCCTGCAGGGGACGACGATGGCCGAGGTGAGGAACGCGGCTGCCGCGGCTCCTGCCGATGTCGATGCCCAGCTCGCGGTGGCCGACCTCGACGTGTCGGGAGGCCACATCGACGACGCGTTCGATCGCCTGCTGGCACTGTTCCCGTCGCTCGATGCCGACGGGAAGAACGCCGTGCGTACGCGGCTGCTGGAGTACTTCGAGATCGTCGGGACGGACGCCCCGAGCGTCGTCGCCGCCCGACGTCGCCTCACGATGCTCTTGTACTGA
- a CDS encoding DivIVA domain-containing protein has product MSSTFSTVSGSQRGYDVQQVEAFLAEARSAYSGEPDAPHVTAETIRQTAFAMVKNGYIPEQVDSALERLEDAFAMRERERVLRETGDETWFTQARSVAEAIVNRLDRPEKHRFDRVSFLSNGYDTGDVDRLVEKLKGYFSEGKALSIEDVRTSVFRPKRGGYREGQVDLVLDSVVDVMLAVR; this is encoded by the coding sequence GTGAGTTCGACTTTTTCCACGGTGAGCGGTTCGCAGCGCGGCTATGACGTCCAGCAGGTCGAGGCCTTCCTCGCCGAGGCCCGCAGCGCGTACTCCGGCGAGCCCGACGCCCCGCACGTCACCGCCGAGACCATCCGCCAGACCGCCTTCGCGATGGTCAAGAACGGCTACATCCCCGAGCAGGTCGACTCCGCACTCGAGCGGCTCGAAGACGCCTTCGCCATGCGCGAGCGTGAGCGCGTGCTCCGCGAGACCGGGGACGAGACCTGGTTCACGCAGGCGCGGTCGGTGGCCGAGGCGATCGTGAACCGGCTCGACCGCCCCGAGAAGCACCGCTTCGACCGAGTCTCGTTCCTGTCGAACGGCTACGACACCGGCGACGTCGACCGCCTCGTCGAGAAGCTCAAGGGCTACTTCTCCGAGGGCAAGGCTCTCAGCATCGAAGACGTCCGCACGAGCGTCTTCCGGCCGAAGCGCGGCGGGTACCGCGAGGGCCAGGTCGACCTGGTGCTCGACAGCGTCGTCGACGTGATGCTGGCCGTCCGCTGA
- a CDS encoding MMPL family transporter, which translates to MASLLARIGGFSARHRWWVVAAWLVLLVAAVGSAGAFSKSLESTFTIDGLQSIDTLNTVQKEFPSAGGSGGDVVFAAAAGQKLTPADAQAVADLTTRLKSVPGVTGAVDPFTAPAAAKTLSPDGRIGYVAVSISGSDPTAATTRGVEHAMAAVRSDDLQVEASSGLVPATTASSSQLVGIVLAFVILFITFGSLLAAGLPLVTALFGLGTSVATIYASTAFVSLNSTAPVLAILLSLAVGIDYALFIVNRHRRNLLAGVPVRGSIRLAVGTAGSAVFFAAATVIVALAGLSVVGVGFLTQMGLSAAFGVLVALLVSLTLTPALLSVLGVRVLSKRARRRIGETTDAERRTLSTRWVSGVLRRPVVFVVAAVAVLAILAVPLAGLRLGLPNDGDDTPGTTTREAYDLMAEGFGAGFDGPILVLAHGATASDVPALEKALDGTDVDRVIPSGVAGSDVLLTVIPESGPSDAATETLVHTLRRSSAQLGLPQGVSLEVTGTTAVAIDISQRLLEALPVYLALVAGFAFLLLMVVFRSLLIPLKAVLSFLLSLGAALGATVAVFQWGWLGGLFHVDPAAPLLSFLPILVVGVLFGLSMDYEMFLVSGMRERRAHGDSSPAAVTTGFSNGAKVVAAAALIMIGVFGNGAVMGHGTVQPIAFALAVGVLVDAFVVRMTLVPAVMRLFGDAAWWLPRWLDRVLPNADVEGAALEREKTEGGRLSDPAPALVGR; encoded by the coding sequence ATGGCTTCCCTCCTCGCCCGGATCGGCGGATTCAGCGCGCGACACCGATGGTGGGTGGTCGCGGCGTGGCTCGTGCTCCTGGTCGCCGCCGTCGGCTCGGCCGGCGCGTTCTCCAAGTCGCTCGAGTCGACGTTCACGATCGACGGCCTGCAGTCGATCGACACCCTGAACACGGTGCAGAAGGAGTTCCCCTCGGCGGGCGGCTCGGGCGGCGACGTCGTCTTCGCGGCTGCTGCGGGCCAGAAGCTCACCCCGGCCGACGCCCAGGCGGTCGCCGACCTCACGACGCGCCTGAAGTCCGTGCCCGGCGTCACCGGCGCGGTCGACCCGTTCACCGCGCCCGCCGCGGCGAAGACCCTCTCGCCCGACGGCCGCATCGGCTACGTCGCGGTCTCGATCAGCGGATCGGACCCCACGGCCGCGACGACCCGCGGCGTCGAGCACGCCATGGCCGCGGTGCGCAGCGACGACCTGCAGGTCGAGGCGTCGTCGGGCCTCGTGCCGGCCACCACGGCGTCGAGCAGTCAACTCGTCGGCATCGTCCTCGCCTTCGTGATCCTGTTCATCACGTTCGGATCGCTCCTCGCCGCGGGCCTGCCCCTCGTCACGGCCCTGTTCGGCCTGGGCACGAGTGTCGCCACGATCTACGCCTCGACGGCGTTCGTGAGCCTGAACTCGACCGCGCCCGTCCTCGCGATCCTGCTGTCGCTCGCCGTCGGCATCGACTACGCGCTCTTCATCGTCAACCGGCACCGTCGCAACCTCCTCGCCGGTGTGCCCGTGCGCGGGTCGATCCGGCTCGCGGTCGGCACCGCCGGCTCGGCCGTCTTCTTCGCCGCCGCGACCGTCATCGTGGCACTGGCGGGTCTCTCGGTCGTCGGCGTCGGATTCCTCACGCAGATGGGCCTCTCCGCGGCGTTCGGCGTGCTGGTGGCGCTCTTGGTCTCACTCACCCTCACCCCGGCGCTCCTGAGCGTCCTCGGCGTCCGCGTGCTGTCGAAGCGGGCCAGGCGCAGGATCGGCGAGACGACCGACGCGGAGCGCCGCACGCTCTCGACGCGCTGGGTCTCCGGAGTCCTGCGTCGCCCGGTCGTGTTCGTCGTCGCCGCGGTCGCGGTGCTGGCGATCCTCGCGGTGCCCCTCGCCGGACTCCGCCTCGGGCTGCCGAACGACGGCGACGACACCCCGGGTACGACCACCCGCGAGGCGTACGACCTCATGGCCGAGGGCTTCGGCGCCGGATTCGACGGCCCGATCCTGGTGCTCGCCCACGGCGCGACCGCGTCCGACGTGCCGGCCCTCGAGAAGGCCCTGGACGGCACCGACGTCGACCGCGTGATTCCCTCCGGGGTCGCAGGATCCGACGTCCTCCTCACCGTGATCCCCGAGTCCGGGCCGTCCGACGCCGCCACCGAGACACTCGTGCACACCCTCCGGCGGTCGTCGGCTCAGCTCGGCCTCCCGCAGGGGGTCTCCCTCGAGGTGACGGGCACGACCGCCGTGGCGATCGACATCTCGCAGCGACTCCTCGAGGCGCTGCCGGTGTACCTCGCGCTGGTGGCGGGCTTCGCGTTCCTGCTGCTCATGGTGGTGTTCCGGTCGCTGCTGATCCCGCTGAAGGCGGTGCTGAGCTTCCTGCTGTCGCTCGGCGCGGCCCTCGGCGCGACCGTCGCGGTGTTCCAGTGGGGGTGGCTCGGCGGGCTCTTCCACGTGGATCCTGCGGCTCCGCTGCTGAGCTTCCTGCCGATCCTGGTCGTCGGGGTGCTGTTCGGCCTCTCCATGGACTACGAGATGTTCCTCGTCTCGGGCATGCGCGAACGACGCGCCCACGGCGACTCGTCGCCCGCCGCCGTCACGACGGGCTTCTCGAACGGGGCCAAGGTGGTCGCCGCTGCGGCGCTGATCATGATCGGCGTCTTCGGCAACGGCGCGGTGATGGGGCACGGCACCGTGCAGCCGATCGCGTTCGCGCTGGCCGTGGGCGTGCTCGTCGACGCCTTCGTGGTGCGGATGACGCTCGTGCCGGCGGTGATGCGCCTGTTCGGCGACGCGGCGTGGTGGCTGCCCCGGTGGCTCGACCGCGTGCTGCCGAACGCGGACGTGGAGGGTGCGGCGCTCGAGCGCGAGAAGACGGAGGGCGGGCGGCTCTCGGATCCTGCGCCCGCCCTCGTCGGAAGGTAG
- a CDS encoding AI-2E family transporter — MRIHGAFRLGLFGGLGVLAAVLIGTALGELSTILTYVGVALFLALGLDPVVAFLEARRVPRPAAVAIVMVAVLAAFVGVVFAIVPTIVSQTTDLVNNLATYLQSLTAQQFVDNLQSLVPKNVFNVQDALNTVIGFLTDPKNIVTIGGGVLAVGVAITNGVTGTIIVLILTLYFMASLKSMKSGLYQLVPKSSRSEFARLADAISASVGRYVIGQVALALLNGVLSFIVLSIVGAQLPAFFAFLAFIGALIPLVGTVGAAAVIVCAQVALLPLSPATWISIAVWYLIYMQVEAYVFSPRVMRQAVKVPGVIVIISALVGGTLLGVLGALIAVPVAAAVLLIVREVVIPRQNER; from the coding sequence GTGAGAATCCACGGCGCGTTCCGGCTGGGCCTGTTCGGCGGGCTCGGCGTCCTGGCGGCCGTCCTCATCGGAACGGCGCTCGGCGAGCTCTCGACGATCCTGACCTACGTCGGCGTCGCCCTCTTCCTCGCGCTCGGCCTCGACCCGGTCGTGGCCTTCCTCGAGGCGCGCCGGGTGCCTCGGCCCGCCGCCGTCGCGATCGTCATGGTGGCCGTCCTCGCCGCGTTCGTCGGCGTCGTCTTCGCGATCGTGCCGACCATCGTCAGCCAGACGACCGACCTCGTGAACAATCTCGCGACCTACCTGCAGAGCCTCACCGCCCAGCAGTTCGTCGACAACCTGCAGTCGCTCGTGCCGAAGAACGTCTTCAACGTGCAGGATGCCCTGAACACGGTGATCGGCTTCCTCACCGACCCGAAGAACATCGTGACCATCGGCGGCGGCGTGCTCGCGGTCGGTGTCGCCATCACCAACGGGGTCACAGGCACCATCATCGTGCTGATCCTCACGCTCTACTTCATGGCCTCGCTCAAGAGCATGAAGAGCGGCCTGTACCAGCTGGTGCCGAAGTCGAGCCGGTCGGAGTTCGCCCGACTCGCCGACGCCATCAGCGCCTCGGTGGGCCGCTACGTCATCGGCCAGGTCGCCCTCGCCCTGCTGAACGGCGTGCTGAGCTTCATCGTGCTGTCGATCGTCGGGGCGCAGCTGCCGGCCTTCTTCGCGTTCCTGGCGTTCATCGGCGCGCTCATCCCGCTCGTCGGCACGGTCGGCGCCGCCGCTGTCATCGTCTGCGCCCAGGTCGCTCTCCTGCCGCTCTCCCCTGCGACCTGGATCTCGATCGCCGTCTGGTACCTCATCTACATGCAGGTCGAGGCGTACGTCTTCTCGCCCCGCGTCATGCGCCAGGCGGTCAAGGTGCCCGGCGTCATCGTCATCATCTCGGCTCTGGTGGGCGGCACGCTGCTCGGCGTGCTCGGTGCGCTCATCGCGGTTCCCGTGGCGGCGGCGGTGCTGCTGATCGTGCGCGAGGTGGTCATACCCCGGCAGAACGAGCGCTAG
- a CDS encoding alpha/beta hydrolase: MTAGHPEAESTERIEVRGGVLLPAKRADIELHTDDGLTLVGELSVPADRAPVATLLTLHPLPTAGGFMDSHIIRKAAARLPAQADLAVLRFNFRSVSSPRGRSEGEFGDGETEGYDLAAAIAFLDEQGLPTPWLVGWSFGTEVAIKHGLEHEIAGAVLLSPPLRRATADELARWHGAGRRLVAVIPEFDDFLRPAEARQQFASVPETELVEVEGGKHLWVGENQTRRVLSEIVRVVNPDALPLGEHWPA; encoded by the coding sequence ATGACGGCAGGCCACCCCGAGGCCGAGTCGACCGAGCGCATCGAGGTGCGCGGCGGCGTCCTCCTGCCCGCGAAGCGCGCAGACATCGAGCTGCACACCGACGACGGCCTCACTCTCGTCGGGGAGCTCTCGGTTCCTGCCGACCGCGCCCCCGTCGCGACGCTGCTGACGCTGCACCCGCTGCCGACCGCGGGCGGCTTCATGGACAGCCACATCATCCGCAAGGCCGCCGCCCGACTTCCGGCCCAGGCCGACCTCGCCGTGCTCCGGTTCAACTTCCGCAGCGTCTCGTCGCCCCGGGGCCGCTCCGAGGGCGAGTTCGGCGACGGCGAGACCGAGGGCTACGACCTCGCGGCGGCGATCGCCTTCCTGGACGAGCAGGGTCTGCCCACGCCGTGGCTGGTGGGCTGGTCGTTCGGCACCGAGGTGGCGATCAAGCACGGTCTCGAGCACGAGATCGCAGGAGCAGTGCTCCTGTCGCCGCCCCTCCGCCGCGCCACCGCTGACGAGCTCGCCCGCTGGCACGGGGCTGGTCGGCGCCTCGTCGCCGTGATCCCCGAGTTCGACGACTTCCTGCGACCCGCCGAGGCCCGGCAGCAGTTCGCCAGTGTGCCCGAGACCGAGCTCGTGGAGGTGGAGGGCGGCAAGCACCTGTGGGTGGGCGAGAACCAGACCCGTCGAGTTCTCAGCGAGATCGTCCGCGTCGTGAACCCCGACGCCCTGCCGCTCGGCGAGCACTGGCCCGCCTGA
- a CDS encoding phosphatidate cytidylyltransferase, whose product MDDDPGAPEHHQTGAERAQAARSDIEAQLRAQRARLEASNEKLTARTGRNLPAAIGIGLGLGGSVLVSLILFKALFMIVAVVLIFFIVFELTTAIRAAGRDVPRVPSVAVGIAIVPASYFFRAEGQWLTLIGGIVVISLWRLALQLGSSRRTGATDLWRDLGSGAFVQIYTTFLGSFLVLLTAQPGGQWWALATLIVVISVDTGAYATGLSFGKHPMAPRISPKKTWEGFAGSVAAAMIAGVLISLFMIHQPWWLGLVMGAVLTLTATMGDLTESLIKRDLGIKDISTWLPGHGGFLDRLDSTLPSAVVAYALYLIFAAH is encoded by the coding sequence CGCGCAGGCGGCCCGCTCCGACATCGAGGCGCAGCTGCGTGCGCAGCGCGCGAGGCTCGAGGCGAGCAACGAGAAGCTGACGGCCCGCACCGGCCGCAACCTGCCGGCGGCGATCGGCATCGGGCTGGGCCTCGGCGGCTCGGTGCTGGTGAGCCTGATCCTGTTCAAGGCGCTCTTCATGATCGTCGCCGTCGTCCTGATCTTCTTCATCGTCTTCGAGCTGACGACCGCGATCCGGGCCGCGGGGCGCGACGTCCCGCGTGTGCCGAGCGTCGCGGTCGGCATCGCGATCGTCCCCGCCTCGTACTTCTTCCGGGCGGAAGGGCAGTGGCTGACGCTGATCGGCGGCATCGTCGTGATCTCGCTGTGGCGGCTCGCCCTGCAACTGGGCTCGTCCCGGCGCACCGGCGCGACGGACCTCTGGCGCGACCTCGGCTCCGGCGCGTTCGTGCAGATCTACACGACCTTCCTCGGGTCGTTCCTCGTGCTCCTCACAGCTCAGCCCGGCGGGCAGTGGTGGGCTCTCGCGACCCTCATCGTCGTCATCTCGGTCGACACGGGCGCCTACGCGACGGGTCTGTCCTTCGGCAAGCACCCGATGGCACCGCGGATCAGCCCGAAGAAGACCTGGGAGGGCTTCGCCGGCTCGGTGGCGGCCGCGATGATCGCGGGCGTGCTGATCTCGCTCTTCATGATCCACCAGCCCTGGTGGCTCGGCCTGGTCATGGGCGCCGTTCTCACCCTCACGGCGACGATGGGAGACCTCACCGAGTCGCTGATCAAACGCGACCTCGGCATCAAGGACATCTCGACCTGGCTGCCCGGTCACGGCGGGTTCCTCGATCGGCTCGACTCCACGCTGCCGTCGGCCGTCGTGGCTTACGCGCTGTACCTCATCTTCGCCGCGCACTAG
- the glgB gene encoding 1,4-alpha-glucan branching protein GlgB: protein MTTGSATPRTDTQLVPPLDGHEAYLVSIGSHPHPHQILGPHHLDSGVLVRVLRPLAQSVTLVLETGARLAMAHVSHGIWEALAIIEPGAYRVEATYDASGAWTTDDPYRFWPTVGDVDLYLFGEGRHEELWRVFGSHVREHQGTVGTAFSVWAPHAQAVRVKGDFNGWHGVAHAMRRLDGNGVWELFVPGLTDGVYKYEILTADGRWVDRADPMARQAETPPATGSVITKAFHEWQDTAWMEGRASSQPWSKPMSVYELHVGSWRPGLSYRDLADQLIGYVGDLGFTHVEFMPLAEHPFGGSWGYQVSGYYAPTSRFGTPDDLRYLIDRLHQAGIGVIMDWVPGHFPKDEWALARFDGQPLYEHSDPRLGEQPDWGTLVFNFGDSHVRNFLVANALYWLEEFHIDGLRVDAVASMLYLDYSRNDGEWVPNKFGGRENLEAISFLQEANATAYRKNPGIVMIAEESTSWPGVTRPTADGGLGFGLKWNMGWMHDSLEYIQRDPLYRSYHHNEITFSFVYAFSENFMLPISHDEVVHGKGSLYGKMPGDEWQKRANLRAYLAFMWGHPGKQLLFMGSEFGQPSEWSEQRGLDWWMLDQPTHQGLHSLVKTLNHVYQGEPALWQHDFDTDGFEWIDGGAAEQSVVAFLRKTPGGSRVAVCANFSGQPVQMRLGLPAAGVWHEILNTDALEYGGSGVGNMGSVTATADPWAGRPASADVTLPPLGVIWLRLE, encoded by the coding sequence ATGACCACCGGAAGCGCCACACCCCGCACCGACACCCAGCTCGTCCCGCCGCTCGACGGCCACGAGGCGTACCTCGTGTCGATCGGGTCGCACCCGCACCCGCACCAGATCCTGGGCCCGCACCACCTCGACTCGGGCGTGCTCGTGCGCGTCCTCCGCCCTCTCGCTCAGAGCGTCACGCTCGTGCTCGAGACCGGGGCACGCCTCGCCATGGCGCACGTCTCGCACGGCATCTGGGAGGCGCTGGCCATCATCGAGCCGGGCGCCTACCGCGTCGAGGCGACCTACGACGCCTCCGGCGCGTGGACCACCGACGACCCGTACCGCTTCTGGCCGACCGTCGGCGACGTCGACCTGTACCTCTTCGGCGAGGGCCGCCACGAAGAGCTCTGGCGGGTCTTCGGCTCGCACGTGCGCGAGCACCAGGGCACCGTCGGCACCGCGTTCTCGGTGTGGGCGCCGCACGCGCAGGCAGTGAGAGTCAAGGGGGACTTCAACGGCTGGCACGGCGTCGCCCACGCCATGCGCCGCCTCGACGGCAACGGCGTCTGGGAGCTGTTCGTGCCCGGCCTCACCGACGGCGTCTACAAGTACGAGATCCTCACCGCCGACGGCCGCTGGGTCGACCGCGCCGATCCGATGGCCCGTCAGGCGGAGACCCCGCCCGCGACCGGCTCCGTGATCACGAAGGCGTTCCACGAGTGGCAGGACACCGCGTGGATGGAGGGCCGGGCGTCGAGCCAGCCGTGGTCGAAGCCGATGAGCGTGTACGAGCTGCACGTCGGCTCCTGGCGCCCCGGCCTGTCGTACCGCGACCTCGCCGACCAGCTGATCGGCTACGTCGGCGACCTCGGGTTCACCCACGTGGAGTTCATGCCGCTCGCCGAGCACCCGTTCGGCGGTTCGTGGGGCTACCAGGTGTCGGGCTACTACGCCCCGACGTCGCGCTTCGGCACGCCCGACGACCTCCGCTACCTGATCGACCGGCTCCACCAGGCCGGCATCGGCGTGATCATGGACTGGGTGCCCGGGCACTTCCCGAAGGACGAGTGGGCCCTCGCCCGCTTCGACGGCCAGCCCCTCTACGAGCACAGCGACCCGCGCCTCGGCGAGCAGCCCGACTGGGGCACCCTCGTGTTCAACTTCGGCGACTCGCACGTGCGCAACTTCCTCGTGGCCAACGCGCTCTACTGGCTCGAGGAGTTTCACATCGACGGCCTCCGGGTCGACGCCGTCGCCTCGATGCTCTACCTCGACTACTCGCGCAACGACGGCGAGTGGGTGCCGAACAAGTTCGGCGGCCGCGAGAACCTCGAGGCCATCTCGTTCCTGCAGGAGGCGAATGCGACTGCCTACCGCAAGAACCCCGGCATCGTCATGATCGCCGAAGAGTCCACGTCGTGGCCCGGCGTCACGAGGCCCACGGCCGACGGAGGGCTCGGCTTCGGCCTGAAGTGGAACATGGGCTGGATGCACGACTCGCTCGAGTACATCCAGCGCGACCCGCTGTACCGCAGCTACCACCACAACGAGATCACGTTCTCGTTCGTGTACGCGTTCAGCGAGAACTTCATGCTGCCGATCAGCCACGACGAGGTCGTGCACGGGAAGGGCTCTCTCTACGGCAAGATGCCCGGCGACGAGTGGCAGAAGCGCGCGAACCTGCGCGCCTACCTCGCCTTCATGTGGGGCCACCCGGGCAAGCAGCTGCTGTTCATGGGCTCCGAGTTCGGGCAGCCCTCGGAGTGGAGCGAGCAGCGCGGCCTCGACTGGTGGATGCTCGACCAGCCCACCCACCAGGGCCTGCACTCGCTCGTGAAGACCCTCAACCACGTGTACCAGGGCGAGCCTGCCCTCTGGCAGCACGACTTCGACACCGACGGCTTCGAGTGGATCGACGGCGGCGCCGCCGAGCAGAGCGTCGTGGCGTTCCTCCGCAAGACGCCCGGCGGTTCGCGCGTCGCCGTCTGCGCGAACTTCTCGGGGCAGCCCGTGCAGATGCGCCTCGGGCTGCCCGCGGCGGGCGTGTGGCACGAGATCCTGAACACCGACGCGCTGGAGTACGGCGGGTCGGGAGTGGGCAACATGGGCAGCGTCACGGCGACGGCCGACCCGTGGGCCGGTCGCCCGGCGTCCGCCGACGTGACGCTGCCGCCTCTCGGCGTGATCTGGCTGCGCCTCGAGTAG